The following are encoded in a window of Fusarium oxysporum f. sp. lycopersici 4287 chromosome 5, whole genome shotgun sequence genomic DNA:
- a CDS encoding DnaJ like subfamily C member 7 (At least one base has a quality score < 10), with protein sequence MKNFFGSGKKPTSSSTPPPPLSSTRKSATFEERDRENHDPAEQPPAYSEPSSPARAKSPSKSSKRLSRPASYAAESTKSSSRSSRLSRQSTDPGHSHSHSSSRRHKYEPDTHPLNLPPEERKRLSALAAAMNGNSMDVDSEPVNGARSTTPPNPKAQTNFSVPIPNGSSHDDGAPPPPPHKSNPGSPTITPEEDAEAYKAAGNRFFKEKNYYKAIEQYSKAVDLFPFSATYLGNRAAAYMSNGQYEHALEDCSRAADYDPQNAKILLRLARIYTAMGRPEEAMTTFNRIDPPPSAKDMAPAKEMLHHIQSARDILARGSGSGMSMVLHALDLAERGLGPGVSKPRKWQLMRGEAYLLMGRENSLGEAQNIAMNLLRNNSQDPEALVLRGRVLYGQGENDKAIQFFRMAINCDPDFRDAVKWLRIVQRLDRMKEEGNTDFKAGRLQQAIEKYTNALEIDPSNKSMNSKLLQNRAQCKIKLKQYDDAIADCERAINLDPGYTKARKTKANALGGAERWEDAVKEWKAIQELDPEDRTIMREIRKAELELKKAQRKDYYKIVGVEKTATGDEIKKAYRKMAVKLHPDKNPGDPHAEEKFKDLQEAYECLSDPQKRAAYDNGDDLMDPNDMFGGGGMGGGMGGIDPEILFSMMGQQGGFGGGGFRSAGGFPGGGGGGAHFNFGGADPRQRGGFPGGFNFS encoded by the exons ATGAAGAACTTCTTTGGTAGCGGCAAGAAGCCAACGTCCTCCTCcactcctcctcctcctctttccTCTACAAGGAAATCCGCCACTTTCGAGGAGCGCGATCGTGAGAACCACGATCCGGCGGAACAACCTCCCGCATACTCggagccttcttctccagcgAGAGCCAAGTCGCCTTCAAAGTCTTCAAAGAGACTATCTCGGCCCGCTTCTTACGCCGCCGAGTCCACAAAATCTTCCTCGCGTTCTTCTAGACTGTCAAGGCAATCTACCGACCCGGGCCATTCTCACTCCCATTCTTCCTCTCGTCGGCACAAATACGAGCCCGATACGCATCCGCTCAACCTCCCTCCCGAAGAACGAAAGCGATTATCCGCTCTCGCCGCTGCAATGAACGGTAACTCCATGGATGTCGACAGCGAGCCTGTTAATGGCGCTCGTTCAACTACTCCTCCCAACCCGAAAGCCCAGACCAACTTTTCCGTCCCTATTCCCAACGGCTCCAGTCATGATGACGGCGCCCCTCCGCCACCTCCTCATAAATCCAACCCTGGAAGCCCGACAATTACGCCTGAGGAAGATGCCGAAGCCTACAAGGCTGCTGGTAACCGATTCTTTAAGGAGAAGAATTACTACAAGGCTATCGAGCAGTACAGCAAAG CTGTCGACCTGTTCCCCTTCTCCGCTACTTATCTAGGCAACCGAGCTGCTGCTTATATGTCTAATGGCCAATATGAGCATGCTCTTGAAGACTGCTCCAGGGCTGCCGATTATGATCCTCAGAATGCCAAGATTCTTCTACGCTTGGCCCGTATCTATACTGCTATGGGCCGACCAGAGGAAGCCATGACAACCTTCAACCGCATTGACCCCCCACCATCTGCTAAGGACATGGCCCCTGCGAAGGAGATGTTGCATCATATTCAGTCTGCCCGTGATATTCTTGCACGCGGATCTGGATCTGGCATGTCCATGGTGCTTCATGCTCTTGACCTGGCTGAACGCGGCCTGGGTCCTGGTGTCAGCAAGCCCCGCAAGTGGCAGCTCATGCGTGGAGAGGCTTATCTATTAATGGGACGGGAAAACTCATTGGGAGAGGCGCAAAACATTGCTATGAACCTCCTCCGAAACAACAGCCAGGACCCTGAGGCTCTTGTTCTCCGAGGACGTGTTCTCTATGGTCAGGGCGAGAACGATAAGGCTATCCAGTTCTTCCGTATGGCTATCAACTGTGATCCTGATTTCCGTGATGCTGTCAAGTGGCTCAGAATTGTACAAAGACTTGACCGCATGAAGGAGGAGGGCAATACCGACTTCAAGGCAGGTCGTCTACAACAAGCCATCGAGAAGTATACCAATGCTCTGGAAATTGACCCTTCCAATAAGAGCATGAACTCGAAGCTGTTGCAGAACCGGGCACAATGCAagatcaagctcaagcagTACGACGATGCCATCGCTGACTGTGAGCGGGCCATTAACCTTGACCCTGGTTACACAAAGGCCCgcaagaccaaggccaatGCTTTGGGTGGTGCCGAGAGGTGGGAAGACGCTGTTAAGGAGTGGAAGGCCATCCAGGAGCTCGATCCAGAGGACCGTACCATCATGCGAGAAATCCGCAAGGCGGAgcttgagctcaagaaggctcAACGCAAGGACTACTATAAGATCGTTGGCGTTGAGAAGACCGCTACAGGtgacgagatcaagaaggcttatCGCAAGATGGCTGTTAAGCTCCACCCTGACAAGAACCCTGGCGACCCTCACGCCGAGgagaagttcaaggactTGCAGGAGGCTTACGAGTGCTTGAGCGACCCTCA GAAGCGTGCTGCTTACGACAACGGCGATGATCTTATGGATCCCAACGACATGTTCGGTGGCGGCGGCATGGGAGGAGGTATGGGCGGCATCGACCCGGAAATCCTCTTCAGCATGATGGGCCAGCAGGGTGGTTTCGGCGGCGGTGGTTTCCGATCTGCTGGAGGCTTCCCCggcggtggtggcggcggcgcCCACTTTAACTTTGGTGGTGCTGACCCCAGACAGCGTGGAGGATTCCCCGGCGGTTTCAACTTTTCATGA
- a CDS encoding hypothetical protein (At least one base has a quality score < 10), with product MKFAAALLVLATSALANNIRRGGDEYESPDYESGKDYETGENEYGQDEGYGEKGGYKHEVKEVAVTYTTTTVCPVTYTHYKEGTTYCETKLITSTLVVAETKTVDVTVKEPDVTKHYTDVDYVTRTTVCPVTQTKTIAGEVITEVYTTTSVIYDVVKSTDYEHVKQPDVTKHETDVVYKTRTTVCPVTVTKTIAGEVVTQTYTTTSVIEEVVKSTDYEHVKQPDVTKHETDVVYRTRTTVCPVTVTKTIAGEVVTQTYTTTSVIEEVVKSTDYEHVKQPDVTKHETDVVYRTRTTVCPVTVTKTIAGEVVTQTYTTTSVIEEVVKSTDYEHVKQPDVTKHETDVVYRTRTTVCPVTVTKTIAGEVVTQTYTTTSVIEEVVKSTDYEHVKQPDVTKFETDVVYHTKTNVYPVTVTNTIAGEVITKVYTSTEYVVEKVHTTVYDQVKKPDVTKHETDVVYHTKYEVYPVTVTKTVEGEVITNVITSTSVIVEKVATTVPVVETIVKTIGKGEVVTQYSKVYHTVGGGTVYETVAPQPTTVQAPETEVVTQPEVTVPATPTIAPKPVATGAATAKKAPVFAFMAGILGAVALI from the exons atgaagttcGCTGCTGCTCTTCTGGTCTTGGCCACCTCGGCCCTGGCTAACAACATCCGGCGGGGAGGAGATGAGTACGAGAGCCCAGACTATGAGAGCGGAAAAGACTACGAGACCGGCGAGAACGAGTACGGACAAGACGAAGGATACGGAGAGAAGGGCGGCTATAAGCATGAGGTTAAGGAGGTCGCCGTGACCTACACCACTACAACCGTCTGCCCTGTCACCTATACTCATTACAAGGAGGGAAC CACCTACTGTGAGACCAAGCTCATAACCTCAACACTCGTTGTTGCTGAGACCAAGACTGTCGATGTCACAGTCAAGGAGCCTGATGTCACCAAGCACTACACTGATGTCGACTACGTTACCAGAACAACAGTGTGCCCTGTGACCCAGACCAAGACTATTGCTGGAGAGGTCATTACCGAGGTCTACACGACCACCAGCGTCATCTACGACGTTGTCAAGTCTACCGACTATGAGCACGTTAAGCAGCCCGATGTGACCAAGCATGAGACCGATGTCGTTTACAAGACACGAACTACTGTCTGCCCTGTGACAGTTACTAAGACCATCGCCGGTGAGGTTGTCACTCAGACATACACAACTACCAGCGTCATCGAGGAGGTCGTCAAGTCTACCGACTATGAGCACGTTAAGCAGCCCGATGTGACCAAGCATGAGACCGATGTCGTTTACAGGACACGAACTACTGTCTGCCCTGTGACAGTTACTAAGACCATCGCCGGTGAGGTTGTCACTCAGACATACACAACTACCAGCGTCATCGAGGAGGTCGTCAAGTCTACCGACTATGAGCACGTTAAGCAGCCCGATGTGACCAAGCATGAGACCGATGTCGTTTACAGGACACGAACTACTGTCTGCCCTGTGACAgtcaccaagaccatcgCCGGTGAGGTTGTCACTCAGACATACACGACCACCAGCGTCATCGAGGAGGTCGTCAAGTCCACTGACTACGAGCATGTCAAGCAGCCCGATGTGACTAAGCATGAGACCGATGTTGTTTACAGGACACGAACTACTGTCTGCCCTGTGACAgtcaccaagaccatcgCCGGTGAGGTTGTCACTCAGACATACACAACCACCAGCGTCATCGAGGAGGTCGTCAAGTCCACTGACTACGAGCACGTTAAGCAGCCCGATGTGACCAAGTTCGAGACCGATGTTGTCTACCACACCAAGACCAATGTCTACCCAGTCACCGTCACCAACACTATTGCCGGCGAGGTCATCACCAAGGTCTACACCTCTACTGAGTacgttgttgagaaggtccACACCACCGTATACGACCAGGTCAAGAAGCCCGATGTTACCAAGCACGAGACAGATGTTGTCTACCACACCAAGTACGAGGTTTATCCCGTCACTGTCACCAAGACCGTTGAGGGTGAGGTTATCACCAACGTTATCACTTCCACTTCTGTCATCGTCGAAAAGGTTGCCACTACCGTGCCCGTTGTCGAGACCATCGTCAAGACCATTGGCAAGGGCGAGGTCGTCACCCAGTACTCCAAGGTTTACCACACCGTAGGTGGCGGTACCGTCTACGAGACTGTCGCTCCTCAGCCCACCACTGTCCAGGCTCCCGAGACCGAGGTCGTCACCCAGCCTGAGGTCACCGTCCCTGCCACTCCCACCATCGCCCCTAAACCCGTTGCTACTGGCGCTGCCACCGCCAAAAAGGCTCCCGTCTTTGCCTTCATGGCTGGTATCCTCGGTGCCGTCGCTCTCATCTAA